In Bacteroidia bacterium, a genomic segment contains:
- a CDS encoding CRISPR-associated endonuclease Cas6 has translation MDHIHVLNVLFDTIIGPQDLPAFRGAFAHRVGLENEWFHNHDNSESEHKFHYRYPLIQYKRRGNQPQIVCIGQGVEAARMFFDNLVWDMEMNGVLRPMQVEELVLRKYPIGIGEEMIYTYQLYDWQPLNQKNYREYQSLQGLMEIIQFLEPKLVAHIISFAKGIRWSIEQKIQLEITEMYPIRTREFKGFEPVLFNFAFQTNVLLPDGIGLGKGASTGFGNIRRRKQREERHRNF, from the coding sequence ATGGATCATATCCATGTGCTGAATGTTTTGTTCGATACGATTATCGGGCCACAAGATCTTCCTGCCTTCCGCGGCGCTTTTGCACATCGGGTGGGGTTGGAAAACGAGTGGTTTCACAATCATGACAACTCGGAAAGTGAACATAAATTTCACTACCGATACCCGCTCATTCAATACAAACGCAGGGGCAATCAGCCCCAAATCGTCTGCATCGGACAAGGCGTGGAAGCTGCCCGTATGTTTTTTGATAACCTCGTCTGGGATATGGAAATGAATGGCGTGTTGCGCCCCATGCAGGTGGAAGAACTTGTGTTGCGCAAATATCCCATTGGCATTGGTGAAGAAATGATTTATACCTACCAGCTTTATGACTGGCAACCGCTCAACCAGAAAAACTACCGCGAATATCAGTCTCTGCAAGGACTAATGGAAATCATTCAGTTCCTGGAGCCGAAGCTTGTCGCGCATATTATCAGCTTTGCCAAAGGCATTCGCTGGAGTATCGAACAAAAAATCCAGCTCGAAATCACCGAAATGTACCCCATACGCACACGGGAGTTTAAGGGTTTTGAACCCGTGCTTTTCAATTTTGCCTTCCAGACGAACGTCCTGCTTCCCGATGGAATCGGTCTGGGTAAAGGAGCGAGTACGGGGTTTGGAAACATCCGCCGCCGCAAACAGCGTGAAGAAAGACACAGAAATTTTTAA
- the csm3 gene encoding type III-A CRISPR-associated RAMP protein Csm3, producing MAPKFTGKLFITGKIRAVTGLHIGGSKAALDIGGIDLNVIKTAIGKVPFIPGSSLKGKLRTLLAREVGSIAVSAKQLKGAPGIHDMSPEAIYISEIFGFPGDAENETEVPTRLLVRDAFLDTYGFEKTFSEADLTDEYTEEKWENTINRRTGTAEHPRQLERVPAGADFDFVMIYNVYDDGKKDAHIKHIRRAMRILEEDYLGGQGSRGYGAIEFVDVELSERTVEDYEANNSRKVVEADFLGKKAKTS from the coding sequence ATGGCCCCAAAATTCACAGGAAAACTATTTATCACCGGTAAAATACGCGCAGTAACCGGACTCCATATCGGCGGATCCAAAGCAGCCCTCGACATTGGCGGCATTGACCTTAACGTTATCAAGACGGCCATCGGGAAAGTGCCTTTTATACCCGGAAGTTCGCTTAAAGGCAAACTGCGCACCCTGCTCGCAAGAGAAGTAGGTTCCATCGCAGTAAGTGCCAAACAATTGAAAGGCGCTCCGGGAATTCACGATATGTCTCCCGAAGCCATTTATATTTCTGAAATCTTCGGATTCCCCGGAGATGCCGAAAACGAAACCGAAGTACCTACACGGCTTCTTGTGCGCGATGCTTTTCTGGATACTTATGGTTTTGAAAAAACATTCTCAGAAGCCGACCTCACAGACGAATACACTGAGGAAAAATGGGAAAACACCATCAACCGCCGCACCGGAACCGCCGAACATCCCCGCCAGTTGGAGCGTGTGCCCGCAGGGGCAGATTTTGACTTTGTGATGATCTACAACGTCTATGACGACGGAAAAAAAGATGCACACATTAAGCATATCCGCCGCGCCATGCGAATCCTCGAAGAAGACTACCTCGGCGGACAGGGAAGCCGTGGATACGGCGCTATCGAATTTGTGGATGTCGAACTTTCGGAGCGTACCGTCGAAGATTACGAAGCCAATAACTCCCGGAAAGTGGTTGAAGCCGATTTTCTTGGAAAAAAAGCGAAAACCTCATGA
- the csm2 gene encoding type III-A CRISPR-associated protein Csm2 translates to MEDKRNQNRGQQKPNQNRDRRNNHNNRDNDYDTKVFTTQLVLHEPEKDYQTLADHVKNYTHFLVKDKNNKVTTHQLRILFNKAIKQDEPKDVWKLEIDLVYLAGRNDSNKVFKGLTETLTRLIRGVRDEKTLENFKEFFKMLVAYHKYNEKFNANKF, encoded by the coding sequence ATGGAAGACAAAAGAAATCAAAACCGGGGGCAACAAAAACCAAATCAAAATCGCGACCGACGCAACAATCACAACAATCGTGATAACGATTACGACACAAAGGTTTTTACCACTCAACTGGTATTACATGAGCCAGAGAAAGATTACCAGACACTCGCCGATCATGTTAAAAATTATACTCACTTTCTTGTAAAGGATAAAAACAATAAAGTAACTACCCATCAGTTGCGAATCCTTTTCAACAAGGCGATCAAACAGGATGAACCTAAGGATGTATGGAAACTGGAAATTGATCTGGTGTATCTCGCGGGCAGAAATGATTCCAATAAGGTCTTTAAAGGGCTTACAGAAACCCTCACCCGTCTGATTCGAGGAGTCAGAGACGAGAAAACACTGGAAAATTTCAAAGAATTTTTCAAAATGCTCGTCGCCTACCACAAATACAACGAAAAGTTTAATGCCAATAAATTTTAA
- the cas10 gene encoding type III-A CRISPR-associated protein Cas10/Csm1 — translation MDKELLHIYKNAFLHSVKPDSVKVDSTVGKAASFTGSQRKSEADNRILSSFAFGSEKGNFYIPSTTLSLEERYLFPSEEAGESAAKLIEDFVKSLDKIKPNESVYGQAEQILSLAHYHLATVPVDHSEASLYDQARLTAAVAVCLSADQDAESALLIKGDLSGIQDFIFDVVSDGAARSLKGRSFRVQMLTRMYVDYLLEKLDLSPANLLYEGGGNFYILAPTSAKDDIGQFRKDMSEHLLELEAKSDPDFMPVPEKLRIFVAAEEIPLENLTRSISQTWQKVADQISEERLRYHKGIDYKKLFTPLKPISQTDRRKVEAENYKEITGQLKNLEGISILPQTNGISRATQTITKDTGSKTYTFPAPFSVANRKISFSGNGEKKWSFFHKINENYQQQPFLFAINQLPVWTPGLINFYQEEINTYIRELARDEEDRQPPKADRLIEFAYLSLFAKKRTGTAKLGILKMDVDNLGKSFTAHGRTLLQNMALSRAMKWFFEGHLHTILSQEVNGEKLSDNLYVLYSGGDDFFVVGAWDMVIEFAWKMHDAFRKFTKGTRTISAGVVMVDSKFPVSRFAQLASEALEEAKIERDNICVFGQPLKWAEFKEARAISDTLRELVTKEENPESRAIITKVRNSMRGFEKINRVIRQRRSLDLSRFWRLNYYLRDTKKENLEVVKKDIIQKYERWLKEHLQHPKAAINPGLIAVGARMAEFLTRNIDSNQN, via the coding sequence ATGGATAAAGAACTCCTACATATTTACAAAAACGCTTTCCTGCATTCGGTAAAGCCTGACTCAGTGAAAGTAGATTCGACTGTCGGTAAAGCTGCATCCTTTACCGGTAGCCAGCGGAAAAGTGAAGCCGATAACCGCATTCTCTCGTCTTTTGCGTTTGGGTCGGAAAAAGGCAATTTCTACATTCCCTCCACTACCCTATCACTGGAAGAAAGATACCTGTTCCCCTCTGAAGAAGCCGGGGAAAGCGCAGCAAAACTCATCGAAGATTTTGTCAAAAGCCTGGACAAAATCAAACCAAACGAATCAGTCTACGGGCAGGCAGAACAAATCCTCTCTCTGGCTCATTATCACCTTGCGACCGTACCAGTCGATCATTCAGAGGCCAGTCTCTATGACCAAGCACGGTTGACTGCCGCAGTAGCGGTTTGTCTGAGCGCAGATCAGGATGCTGAATCTGCCCTGCTCATCAAGGGTGACCTCTCTGGGATTCAGGATTTTATCTTCGATGTGGTGTCTGACGGCGCAGCGCGTTCGCTCAAAGGCCGCTCCTTTCGCGTGCAGATGCTTACCCGCATGTATGTGGACTATCTCCTCGAAAAGCTCGATCTCAGTCCCGCCAACCTCCTCTACGAAGGTGGGGGAAATTTTTATATCCTGGCGCCGACGAGCGCAAAAGATGATATCGGGCAATTCCGGAAAGATATGAGCGAACACCTTCTGGAACTGGAAGCGAAATCCGATCCGGACTTTATGCCCGTCCCCGAAAAACTCAGGATATTTGTTGCAGCAGAAGAAATTCCCCTGGAGAATCTCACACGTTCTATTTCCCAAACCTGGCAAAAAGTCGCCGACCAGATCAGCGAAGAGAGGCTTCGCTATCACAAAGGGATAGATTACAAGAAGTTATTTACCCCCCTAAAACCCATCAGCCAGACCGATCGGAGAAAAGTGGAAGCGGAAAATTATAAGGAAATTACGGGACAATTGAAAAATCTGGAAGGAATTTCGATTTTGCCTCAGACCAACGGGATCTCTCGTGCAACCCAGACCATTACCAAAGATACCGGTTCAAAAACATATACCTTCCCCGCGCCCTTTTCCGTAGCCAACCGAAAGATTTCGTTTTCCGGAAACGGAGAAAAAAAATGGTCATTTTTTCACAAAATCAATGAAAACTATCAGCAACAGCCCTTCCTGTTTGCGATCAATCAACTGCCTGTATGGACGCCCGGACTGATCAATTTTTACCAGGAAGAAATCAATACCTATATCCGCGAACTCGCCCGCGATGAGGAGGACCGGCAACCGCCCAAAGCAGATAGGTTGATCGAATTTGCCTACCTCAGCCTGTTTGCCAAAAAGCGGACAGGAACCGCCAAACTCGGCATTCTGAAAATGGATGTGGACAATCTCGGAAAATCTTTTACCGCTCATGGGCGTACACTCCTGCAGAATATGGCTCTTTCCCGCGCCATGAAGTGGTTTTTTGAGGGCCACCTGCATACGATTCTCAGTCAGGAGGTTAATGGTGAAAAACTGAGCGACAATCTCTATGTCTTGTACTCCGGAGGCGACGACTTTTTTGTCGTGGGTGCATGGGATATGGTGATCGAATTTGCGTGGAAGATGCACGATGCCTTCCGGAAGTTTACCAAAGGTACCCGGACGATTTCTGCCGGAGTGGTCATGGTGGACTCGAAGTTTCCCGTCAGCCGCTTTGCCCAACTGGCCAGCGAAGCCCTGGAAGAAGCCAAAATTGAACGGGACAATATCTGTGTATTTGGCCAGCCGCTGAAATGGGCGGAGTTTAAGGAAGCCCGCGCCATCAGCGATACCCTGCGCGAACTGGTCACGAAAGAAGAAAACCCCGAATCGCGCGCCATCATCACCAAAGTGCGCAACAGCATGCGCGGATTTGAAAAAATCAACAGAGTCATCCGCCAGCGCCGCAGCCTCGATCTCTCACGTTTCTGGCGGCTCAACTATTACCTGCGCGATACAAAAAAAGAAAATCTCGAAGTAGTGAAAAAAGACATTATCCAGAAATATGAAAGATGGCTGAAAGAACATTTGCAACACCCAAAAGCAGCTATAAACCCTGGCTTAATCGCCGTGGGTGCACGTATGGCAGAATTTTTAACCCGAAATATTGACTCCAATCAAAACTAG
- a CDS encoding Gfo/Idh/MocA family oxidoreductase — MTAPIKTALLSFGMSGRVFHGPFLHVHPGFEICSVWQRSKSDVHEMFPYVKIVRSMEEILEDEEIELVFVNTPDTLHYAHTVAVLEAGKHAIVEKPFTITSEEAQQLVELAESKGLILSVYQNRRWDSDFQTLKQVVEGEWLGRLVEFHSSYQRYRNFIQPNTWKEQPLPGAGIVYNLGSHLIDQALHLFGMPEEIFADIRTQRTGGKIPDHFQITLYYDGMKTNLMAGYLVRELGPRFKLQGTEGTFVKFGMDPQEEFLKQGIMPTGAGWGVEPETDWGQVNTTHRGVNLRGKIESLKGDYTGYYQNIYEAVREGKPLAVPGSDGVKTIRTIEAAIRSFEEGKRIKM; from the coding sequence ATGACTGCTCCTATCAAAACAGCACTATTGTCTTTTGGCATGTCTGGCCGCGTTTTTCACGGGCCATTTCTACACGTTCACCCCGGATTTGAAATCTGCAGTGTGTGGCAGCGCAGCAAAAGCGATGTTCACGAAATGTTTCCCTATGTAAAAATCGTCCGGAGTATGGAAGAAATCCTCGAAGACGAGGAAATCGAGCTCGTATTTGTCAATACGCCCGACACCCTGCACTACGCCCATACCGTAGCTGTGCTGGAAGCAGGAAAACATGCAATTGTAGAAAAACCATTTACGATCACCTCAGAAGAAGCACAGCAATTGGTCGAATTGGCAGAAAGCAAAGGGCTGATTTTGAGCGTATATCAAAACCGACGGTGGGACAGCGATTTTCAGACCTTAAAGCAGGTAGTGGAAGGCGAATGGCTGGGCAGGCTCGTGGAGTTTCATTCCAGCTACCAGCGTTACCGCAACTTCATCCAGCCCAATACGTGGAAAGAACAGCCCCTGCCCGGAGCAGGCATTGTCTATAACCTCGGTTCACACCTGATCGACCAGGCTTTGCACCTGTTTGGCATGCCGGAGGAGATATTTGCCGACATCCGCACACAGCGCACAGGCGGGAAAATCCCCGATCATTTCCAGATCACCCTGTATTATGACGGAATGAAAACAAACCTGATGGCCGGATATCTGGTGCGGGAGTTAGGCCCACGGTTTAAGCTACAGGGCACGGAAGGCACATTTGTCAAATTTGGGATGGATCCGCAGGAGGAGTTTCTGAAACAAGGGATCATGCCAACGGGAGCAGGTTGGGGCGTAGAACCCGAGACCGACTGGGGGCAGGTCAACACCACCCATAGAGGCGTAAATCTGCGAGGCAAAATCGAGAGCCTGAAAGGCGACTACACCGGATATTACCAAAATATATACGAAGCTGTCCGGGAAGGCAAGCCATTGGCCGTACCCGGCAGCGACGGAGTAAAGACCATCCGGACGATCGAAGCCGCGATCCGCAGCTTTGAGGAAGGAAAACGCATCAAGATGTAA
- the csm5 gene encoding type III-A CRISPR-associated RAMP protein Csm5, whose amino-acid sequence MNTSEQIVSFNIRLTTESPVSIGADKAHVLSPYADYVVSHDGTQLHYIDKQKLEALLGNNLELRTAFIEELRSGILNKTRSEFDFSDFVSRQMGGSVESITRETVKSYGLERNKRQQIQSVIKSAGKLYIPGSSLKGAIRTAILYDWLDKTTEGEEVMRSAYKEMEKAYHLIAEKKELELRKKTERRLSDADFQKMKELGKAFSRQIRILDREILKEDKLFGNIHQKERGPDSQQIQVSDSSFFDAQALTVYQAERIRMNPLDEKARSRADQSQIPQPRECIDIGGTAEFRLNLLPDKIFNKTLHYLKSDSANRLLEIIHDFSADCIENEIYNLESATDMPDTHARNALLRFYRDLSDRSEKGEIFIRLGLGKTVFDNSLLLAMMNYAEDLHEDGEEAFLRYREVLFNVNPRKEFFPVTRTVTTYKNLPMGWVKLELL is encoded by the coding sequence ATGAACACCAGTGAACAAATTGTCAGTTTTAACATCCGCCTCACTACGGAGTCGCCTGTTTCCATAGGTGCGGACAAGGCACACGTGTTATCACCTTACGCCGACTATGTGGTAAGCCATGACGGAACACAACTGCATTATATCGACAAACAAAAACTGGAGGCGTTGCTGGGTAATAATCTGGAACTCCGCACAGCCTTTATTGAAGAATTGCGCAGCGGGATATTAAACAAAACCCGCTCAGAATTTGACTTTAGCGATTTTGTAAGCAGGCAGATGGGGGGATCAGTAGAATCTATCACACGGGAAACGGTCAAAAGTTACGGTCTGGAACGCAACAAACGACAACAGATCCAGTCAGTGATCAAATCTGCCGGAAAACTATATATCCCCGGCAGCAGCCTCAAAGGCGCCATTCGCACTGCTATTTTATACGACTGGCTGGATAAAACCACTGAAGGGGAGGAAGTAATGAGAAGCGCATACAAAGAAATGGAGAAAGCGTATCATTTAATTGCTGAGAAGAAAGAACTCGAACTCCGCAAAAAAACTGAACGAAGACTTTCTGACGCAGATTTCCAGAAAATGAAGGAACTGGGAAAAGCTTTCAGCAGGCAAATAAGAATCCTGGACAGAGAAATTCTCAAAGAGGATAAGCTATTTGGAAATATTCACCAAAAAGAGCGTGGACCTGACAGCCAGCAGATACAGGTAAGCGACAGCAGCTTTTTTGACGCCCAGGCGCTGACAGTTTACCAGGCAGAGCGAATACGAATGAACCCACTGGACGAAAAAGCCCGCAGCAGAGCAGATCAAAGCCAGATTCCCCAACCCAGAGAATGTATAGATATTGGAGGAACAGCAGAATTTCGACTCAATCTATTGCCCGATAAAATTTTTAATAAAACCTTACACTACCTGAAATCGGATTCCGCCAATCGCCTGCTGGAAATCATTCATGACTTCTCGGCAGATTGTATCGAAAACGAAATCTACAATCTGGAATCTGCCACTGATATGCCCGATACACATGCAAGAAATGCCCTGCTTCGATTTTACCGCGACCTTTCCGACCGGTCTGAAAAAGGCGAAATCTTTATACGCCTGGGACTGGGCAAAACTGTATTTGATAACTCCCTGCTGCTCGCAATGATGAACTACGCCGAAGATTTGCACGAAGACGGCGAAGAAGCCTTTCTGCGATATCGGGAAGTTTTGTTCAATGTCAACCCCAGAAAAGAATTTTTCCCCGTCACCCGCACCGTCACCACCTACAAAAATCTGCCGATGGGCTGGGTAAAACTCGAATTGTTATAA